The following proteins come from a genomic window of Microbacterium sulfonylureivorans:
- a CDS encoding immunoglobulin-like domain-containing protein — protein MRTQLHPPITGPRRRSLRRAVASTAVAALAVSLMGLSAPLAATAAVGPAPTAHYDMSYSGTSLLDVSGNGRHAALTGLTANSFVNVAGDSVLRFNGDGYASLPQGLVTGTDNSFTVEYTVTTQTARNQFGWVIGNGIGAWNTTQLGNHVFVNPRSSDAPSGRVLAGIRVKDSGNGETRLPDGGQLNPGLTTLTMVGNGNVLTLYRDGIQMSTVTHTKLMSAIVPATGVLGYLGRSLYTGDALVKADVSDVKFWDVALTPQEVTDSMPTAAQKAAATDGIIRLDIQSTVRGANPSLDNVTKNLTFPASANGITLTWASSNTAVVSNSGVVSRSSLTVDAPVTITATTSLGTTIAFDVVVKAPVLSADLDAISLTARTTENLPLITTGAVNGAPITWTSSDASLVTPTDASYAAPAVGGADPFKGGGLIHRPAYGEGDESVTLTATATLNGASASRSFTVAVAEKGRWAPDAGYAAAYFKADNDEKIYQAATSGNDFFSFAPVNGGAPTIVSTADTTGLRDPYVIRSAEGDKYYMIATDLCIGCTGDWGAAQSNGSLKIEVWESTDMKNWVRTNGQNAGIPINQPEAGMTWAPEAYWDDDLQSYVVFFASRLYNDAAHTSGPGHARMFYVLTRDFHTFTYPPTTWQDTGYARIDSTVTKIDDYYYRFTKNEDGGAAGTLEAGKDIFLERSKVLTAPTTQSSWTADPNTTWQLTDTNMTRLETNQVGEGPEIVKLNAGDPNNTAEGDGYVFLVDNYGAGGYRAFLTDADAIASSSQADRLSKRAEWVVRPQGGLPASPRHGSFVSVSQSVLTALNTWSAVEAVDSTTQLTADGRTATAEVAADDDGDVVGTVTFSGGSWTETVDLEERSASVTVPAGVGAVTAHYDGYADGLVSPSTSSAVTFGLELTAAATTRCVAGKITEVVSVTNADDVSATVTVADAYGTKTVTIAAGKTASVTFSTRAIAVAAHTVSITGQSTDGRSHTSTVSLAAATCQ, from the coding sequence ATGAGAACACAACTGCATCCGCCCATCACGGGACCGCGGCGGCGCTCACTGCGCCGCGCGGTCGCCTCGACAGCCGTCGCCGCACTCGCTGTGTCGCTGATGGGGCTCTCCGCCCCGCTCGCGGCCACCGCCGCCGTGGGGCCCGCGCCGACGGCGCACTACGACATGTCGTACTCCGGCACGTCGCTGCTCGACGTCTCGGGCAACGGCCGCCATGCGGCGCTCACCGGGCTGACCGCGAACTCGTTCGTGAACGTCGCGGGCGACAGCGTGCTCCGGTTCAACGGCGACGGATATGCATCCCTGCCGCAGGGACTCGTCACAGGCACCGACAACAGCTTCACCGTCGAGTACACGGTGACGACGCAGACCGCCCGCAACCAGTTCGGCTGGGTCATCGGCAACGGAATCGGCGCCTGGAACACGACGCAGCTGGGCAACCATGTCTTCGTCAACCCGCGGTCGAGTGACGCGCCCAGCGGCCGGGTGCTTGCGGGCATCCGCGTGAAGGACTCGGGTAACGGCGAGACGCGCCTTCCTGACGGGGGCCAGCTGAACCCAGGGCTGACGACGCTCACGATGGTCGGCAACGGCAACGTGCTGACGCTCTACCGCGACGGCATCCAGATGTCGACCGTCACGCACACCAAGCTGATGAGCGCGATCGTGCCCGCGACCGGAGTGCTCGGCTACCTCGGCCGCTCGCTGTACACCGGCGACGCGCTGGTGAAGGCGGATGTCTCGGACGTGAAGTTCTGGGACGTCGCGCTCACCCCGCAGGAGGTCACCGACAGCATGCCCACCGCCGCGCAGAAGGCGGCGGCGACCGACGGGATCATCCGTCTCGACATCCAGTCCACGGTCCGCGGCGCGAACCCGTCGCTCGACAACGTGACGAAGAACCTGACGTTCCCCGCCTCCGCCAACGGGATCACCCTCACGTGGGCGAGCTCCAACACGGCGGTCGTGTCCAACTCGGGCGTCGTCTCGCGCAGCAGCCTCACCGTCGACGCACCCGTGACGATCACCGCGACCACGTCGCTGGGCACGACCATCGCGTTCGACGTGGTCGTGAAGGCTCCCGTGCTGTCGGCCGACCTCGACGCGATCTCGCTGACGGCGCGCACCACCGAGAACCTGCCGCTGATCACGACGGGCGCCGTCAACGGCGCACCGATCACCTGGACCTCGTCGGATGCGTCGCTCGTGACCCCCACGGACGCCTCGTACGCGGCACCCGCCGTCGGCGGCGCCGATCCCTTCAAGGGCGGCGGCCTCATCCACCGGCCCGCGTACGGCGAAGGAGACGAGTCCGTGACGCTCACCGCCACCGCGACCCTCAACGGCGCCTCCGCTTCGCGCAGCTTCACGGTCGCCGTCGCGGAGAAGGGGCGCTGGGCGCCCGACGCCGGCTACGCCGCGGCGTACTTCAAGGCCGACAACGACGAGAAGATCTATCAGGCCGCGACCTCGGGCAACGACTTCTTCTCGTTCGCGCCGGTCAACGGCGGTGCTCCGACGATCGTCTCGACCGCCGACACCACCGGTCTGCGCGACCCGTACGTGATCCGCTCCGCGGAGGGCGACAAGTACTACATGATCGCGACCGACCTCTGCATCGGCTGCACCGGCGACTGGGGGGCTGCGCAGTCCAACGGCAGCCTGAAGATCGAGGTGTGGGAATCGACCGACATGAAGAACTGGGTGCGCACGAACGGCCAGAATGCCGGCATCCCGATCAACCAGCCCGAAGCCGGAATGACCTGGGCGCCGGAGGCGTACTGGGACGACGACCTGCAGTCGTATGTGGTGTTCTTCGCATCGCGCCTGTACAACGACGCGGCCCACACGAGCGGGCCCGGGCACGCGCGCATGTTCTACGTGCTCACGCGTGACTTCCATACGTTCACCTACCCGCCGACGACCTGGCAGGACACCGGATACGCGCGGATCGACTCGACCGTCACCAAGATCGACGACTACTACTACCGGTTCACCAAGAACGAGGACGGTGGGGCCGCGGGCACGCTCGAAGCGGGCAAGGACATCTTCCTGGAGCGCTCGAAGGTGCTGACCGCGCCGACGACGCAGTCCAGCTGGACCGCCGACCCGAACACCACGTGGCAGTTGACCGACACGAACATGACGCGTCTCGAGACCAACCAGGTCGGCGAGGGCCCCGAGATCGTCAAGCTCAACGCGGGCGACCCGAACAACACGGCAGAAGGGGACGGTTACGTCTTCCTCGTCGACAACTACGGGGCCGGCGGCTATCGCGCCTTCCTCACCGATGCCGACGCGATCGCATCCAGCAGCCAGGCCGACCGCCTGTCGAAGCGCGCCGAGTGGGTCGTCCGGCCGCAGGGCGGGCTCCCGGCCAGCCCCCGCCACGGCTCGTTCGTCAGTGTGTCGCAGTCGGTGCTCACGGCGCTGAACACCTGGAGCGCGGTCGAGGCCGTGGACTCGACCACGCAGCTCACCGCCGACGGCCGCACCGCGACCGCCGAGGTCGCCGCAGACGACGACGGCGACGTCGTCGGCACGGTGACGTTCTCCGGCGGCTCGTGGACCGAGACGGTCGACCTCGAGGAGCGCTCGGCGTCGGTCACGGTTCCGGCAGGCGTCGGCGCGGTCACCGCGCACTACGACGGCTACGCCGACGGGCTCGTGAGCCCCTCGACGTCGTCGGCGGTGACGTTCGGCCTCGAGCTGACCGCGGCGGCGACCACGCGGTGCGTCGCCGGCAAGATCACCGAGGTCGTGAGCGTCACCAACGCGGACGACGTCTCGGCGACGGTCACCGTCGCGGACGCGTACGGCACGAAGACGGTCACGATCGCCGCGGGCAAGACCGCATCGGTCACCTTCTCGACCCGTGCGATCGCGGTCGCGGCCCACACCGTGTCGATCACCGGACAGTCCACCGACGGCCGCAGCCACACCTCGACGGTGTCGCTCGCAGCCGCCACCTGCCAGTAG
- a CDS encoding xylulokinase: MTEQTQTAPDAAAAAIVAGRTALGIELGSTRIKACLVLADDPSTVLAVGSHEWENQFEDRVWTYALDAVWAGLQAAFADLADDVQERHGVTPTTFGAIGISAMMHGYLAFDAEGELQVPFRTWRNTTTGRAAGVLSELFGVNIPLRWSVAHLYQAVLDEEPHVTDVRFLTTLAGYVHWRLTGRKVLGVGDASGMFPIDAATNDYDAPMLDKFDRLVSERAFGLRVSELLPVVLVAGQAAGELTAEGAALLDPTGALQPGIPLCPPEGDAGTGMVATCSVAPRTGNVSAGTSIFAMVVLERPLENVHHELDLVTTPAGDPVAMVHCNNGASELAAWVGLFGRFATVSGGQLGSDDVFEVLFREALDGDPDAGGLIAYNHLAGEPIAGMSEGRPLFVRTPDSRLTLSNFMRAQIYGVFGTLALGMRVLQGEGVELDRMFAHGGMFRTAGVAQRFLAGALDAPVAVGETASEGGAWGIAVLAAYLSAASETDLDGFLRERVFDGAEFHTVEPDPEDVPGFAAYLSRYRAGLAIERAAVQAL, from the coding sequence ATGACCGAACAGACGCAGACGGCCCCGGATGCCGCGGCCGCCGCGATCGTCGCGGGTCGCACCGCGCTCGGCATAGAGCTCGGGTCAACACGGATCAAGGCGTGCCTCGTGCTCGCCGACGATCCGTCCACCGTCCTCGCAGTGGGCAGCCACGAGTGGGAGAACCAGTTCGAGGACCGGGTCTGGACGTACGCGCTCGACGCGGTGTGGGCCGGCCTCCAGGCCGCGTTCGCCGACCTCGCCGACGACGTGCAGGAGCGACACGGAGTCACGCCGACCACGTTCGGCGCCATCGGGATCTCGGCCATGATGCACGGGTACCTCGCGTTCGACGCGGAGGGCGAGCTGCAGGTTCCGTTCCGCACCTGGCGCAACACCACGACCGGCCGCGCCGCGGGCGTGCTGTCGGAGCTCTTCGGCGTGAACATCCCGCTGCGCTGGTCGGTCGCGCACCTGTACCAGGCCGTGCTCGACGAGGAGCCGCACGTCACGGACGTGCGCTTCCTGACGACGCTGGCCGGGTACGTGCACTGGCGCCTGACGGGCCGCAAGGTGCTCGGGGTCGGGGACGCGTCGGGCATGTTCCCGATCGACGCGGCGACCAACGACTACGACGCACCCATGCTCGACAAGTTCGACCGTCTCGTCTCCGAGCGGGCGTTCGGGCTGCGCGTCTCGGAGCTGCTGCCCGTCGTGCTCGTCGCGGGCCAGGCTGCCGGCGAGCTCACCGCGGAGGGTGCGGCGCTGCTGGATCCGACCGGCGCGCTGCAGCCGGGCATCCCGCTCTGCCCGCCCGAGGGCGACGCGGGCACCGGCATGGTCGCGACCTGCTCGGTCGCACCGCGCACCGGCAACGTCAGCGCCGGTACGAGCATCTTCGCCATGGTCGTCCTCGAGCGACCGCTGGAGAACGTCCACCACGAGCTCGACCTCGTCACCACCCCGGCAGGCGATCCGGTGGCGATGGTCCACTGCAACAACGGCGCGAGCGAGCTCGCGGCGTGGGTCGGTCTGTTCGGCCGCTTCGCCACGGTGAGCGGCGGCCAGCTGGGCTCGGACGACGTCTTCGAGGTGCTCTTCCGTGAGGCCCTCGACGGAGATCCGGACGCCGGCGGACTGATCGCGTACAACCACCTCGCCGGCGAGCCGATCGCCGGCATGTCGGAAGGGCGGCCGCTCTTCGTCCGCACGCCCGACAGCCGCCTGACGCTCTCCAACTTCATGCGCGCGCAGATCTACGGCGTGTTCGGCACGCTTGCACTCGGCATGCGTGTGCTCCAGGGCGAAGGGGTCGAGCTCGACCGCATGTTCGCGCACGGCGGGATGTTCCGCACCGCGGGGGTTGCGCAGCGGTTCCTCGCCGGAGCGCTCGACGCGCCCGTGGCCGTCGGTGAGACGGCATCCGAGGGCGGCGCGTGGGGGATCGCCGTGCTGGCGGCCTACCTGTCCGCGGCATCGGAGACCGACCTCGACGGCTTCCTGCGCGAGCGCGTGTTCGACGGCGCCGAGTTCCACACGGTCGAGCCCGACCCCGAAGACGTCCCGGGCTTCGCCGCCTACCTCTCGCGCTATCGCGCCGGACTCGCCATAGAGCGAGCCGCCGTGCAGGCGCTCTGA
- a CDS encoding DUF4383 domain-containing protein — protein MRSSPNRLVATIFGAVYLVVGALGFAVTGGVGFIATEGGLLLGIFEVNPLHNVAHLLIGAALLIGGLSSAVAAKTVNIIVGAAYLLLGVVGFFLVGTALNVLALNTFDHFLHLASALVLLGVGLAADRTARADLAGRTA, from the coding sequence ATGCGCTCGTCACCGAACCGTCTCGTCGCCACGATCTTCGGCGCCGTCTACCTCGTCGTGGGGGCACTCGGCTTCGCCGTCACCGGCGGCGTCGGCTTCATCGCGACCGAGGGCGGACTGCTCCTCGGCATCTTCGAGGTCAATCCGCTCCACAACGTCGCCCACCTGCTGATCGGAGCCGCCCTGCTCATCGGCGGACTCAGCTCCGCGGTCGCCGCCAAGACGGTCAACATCATCGTCGGCGCGGCCTACCTGCTCCTGGGTGTCGTCGGGTTCTTCCTCGTGGGAACGGCCCTCAACGTCCTGGCGCTGAACACCTTCGACCACTTCCTGCACCTGGCCAGCGCCCTGGTGCTGCTGGGCGTCGGCCTCGCCGCCGACCGCACGGCACGGGCCGACCTGGCCGGTCGCACCGCCTGA
- a CDS encoding YdeI/OmpD-associated family protein, whose protein sequence is MRFETTLLLNGNNTGIEVPPDLLDELGGGKRPAVTVSVDGFEYRSTVAVMGGRFLIPFSSDKRAATGLKGGERITVELSLDTAPRTVEVPADLAAALDAAGMREVFAELAPSAQKAHVTNVETAKADETRARRIAAIVTKLRA, encoded by the coding sequence ATGCGATTCGAGACGACGCTCCTCCTGAACGGCAACAACACGGGGATCGAGGTGCCCCCCGATCTCCTCGACGAGCTCGGCGGAGGAAAGCGCCCGGCGGTCACCGTGAGCGTGGACGGATTCGAGTACCGCAGCACGGTGGCCGTCATGGGCGGGAGGTTCCTCATTCCCTTCAGCTCGGACAAGCGCGCGGCCACCGGGTTGAAGGGCGGGGAGCGGATCACCGTGGAGCTGTCGCTCGACACGGCCCCGCGCACCGTCGAGGTCCCGGCCGATCTCGCGGCCGCGCTCGACGCGGCGGGGATGCGCGAGGTGTTCGCCGAACTCGCCCCGAGCGCACAGAAGGCGCACGTGACGAACGTCGAGACGGCCAAGGCGGACGAGACCCGCGCGCGCCGGATCGCCGCCATCGTCACGAAGCTCCGCGCCTGA
- a CDS encoding L-ribulose-5-phosphate 4-epimerase, translated as MAALTPEVQASVDAVREDVAKLHGELVRYGLVVWTGGNVSGRVPGADLFVIKPSGVSYDDLAPENMILCDLDGNVVPGSPGSDRSPSSDTAAHAYVYRNMPAVGGVVHTHSTYAVAWAARGEEIPCVITAMADEFGGPIPIGPFAIIGDDSIGRGIVETLSGHRSRAVLMQNHGPFTIGTSAKDAVKAAVMVEDVARTVHFAREAGPLIPIPQEAIDSLYDRYQNVYGQSGDERR; from the coding sequence ATGGCGGCCCTCACGCCTGAGGTGCAGGCATCCGTCGACGCCGTCCGCGAGGACGTGGCGAAGCTGCACGGCGAGCTGGTCCGGTACGGCCTGGTGGTGTGGACCGGCGGCAACGTCTCGGGCCGCGTACCCGGCGCGGACCTGTTCGTGATCAAGCCGTCGGGCGTCTCGTACGACGACCTCGCGCCCGAGAACATGATCCTCTGCGACCTCGACGGCAACGTCGTCCCGGGCTCGCCAGGGAGTGACCGCAGCCCGTCGAGCGATACCGCGGCGCACGCCTACGTCTACCGCAACATGCCCGCCGTCGGGGGAGTGGTGCACACCCACTCGACCTACGCGGTGGCGTGGGCGGCGCGCGGCGAGGAGATCCCGTGCGTGATCACGGCGATGGCCGACGAGTTCGGCGGCCCGATCCCGATCGGCCCGTTCGCGATCATCGGCGACGATTCGATCGGCCGCGGCATCGTCGAGACACTGTCCGGCCACCGGTCGCGCGCCGTGCTGATGCAGAACCACGGCCCGTTCACGATCGGCACCTCCGCGAAGGACGCGGTCAAGGCCGCGGTCATGGTCGAGGACGTCGCCCGCACCGTGCACTTCGCCCGTGAGGCCGGTCCGCTCATCCCGATCCCGCAGGAGGCGATCGACAGCCTCTACGACCGCTACCAGAACGTCTATGGCCAGAGCGGGGACGAACGGCGATGA
- a CDS encoding ABC transporter permease, translated as MSRVKIALRTPWFWAIVGIAVLLLINSIKNPAYLAISVNPTTGMLTGNVLDILRVSAPIIMIALGMTFVIATGGIDLSVGSMMAVGGAVAMQTLSGMDGSTPVAAMLTAIGLALALTIVLGAINGFLVAVVGLQPFITTLIMMLAARGIARVITSGQNTDATNEPFRLLANGQILGIPTSFVLAIAIVVLIALAMRRTALGLMIESIGINPHASRLAGIRPRPILIGVYILSAALASVGGLFSVSEVMTVSVGGTGNLMELDAILAVVIGGTSLAGGKFSIVGSTVGALLIATLNKTVLFLGIPAAATPAFKALVIIVLVLLQSERVRSWALGRTKSPGTPSPPAPPAAEQAAPVSNEVVA; from the coding sequence ATGAGCCGCGTCAAGATCGCGCTGCGCACGCCCTGGTTCTGGGCCATCGTCGGCATCGCGGTGCTGCTGCTGATCAACTCGATCAAGAATCCGGCATACCTCGCGATCAGCGTCAACCCGACGACCGGGATGCTCACGGGCAACGTGCTCGACATCCTGCGCGTCTCGGCGCCGATCATCATGATCGCGCTCGGCATGACATTCGTGATCGCGACGGGCGGAATCGACCTCTCCGTCGGCTCGATGATGGCCGTCGGCGGAGCGGTGGCGATGCAGACCCTCTCGGGCATGGACGGTTCGACGCCGGTGGCGGCGATGCTGACGGCGATCGGCCTCGCGCTCGCGCTCACGATCGTCCTCGGCGCGATCAACGGCTTCCTGGTCGCAGTCGTCGGGCTGCAGCCCTTCATCACCACGCTGATCATGATGCTCGCCGCGCGCGGCATCGCGCGCGTCATCACGAGCGGGCAGAACACCGACGCCACCAACGAGCCGTTCCGTCTCCTCGCGAACGGACAGATCCTCGGCATCCCGACGAGCTTCGTGCTCGCCATCGCGATCGTCGTGCTCATCGCCCTGGCGATGCGCCGCACAGCGCTCGGACTCATGATCGAGTCGATCGGCATCAACCCGCACGCGAGCCGGCTCGCAGGCATCCGTCCTCGTCCCATCCTGATCGGCGTGTACATCCTCTCGGCCGCGCTCGCCTCGGTCGGCGGTCTGTTCAGCGTCTCGGAAGTGATGACCGTGAGTGTGGGCGGCACCGGGAACCTGATGGAGCTCGATGCGATCCTCGCCGTGGTCATCGGCGGCACATCGCTCGCCGGCGGGAAGTTCTCGATCGTGGGCTCCACGGTCGGCGCGCTCCTGATCGCGACCCTCAATAAGACCGTGCTGTTCCTCGGCATCCCCGCCGCGGCGACGCCGGCGTTCAAGGCTCTCGTCATCATCGTCCTCGTGCTGCTGCAGTCCGAGCGGGTGCGCTCGTGGGCACTCGGGCGCACGAAGTCGCCGGGCACGCCCAGCCCGCCCGCTCCGCCCGCAGCGGAACAGGCCGCACCCGTCTCGAACGAGGTCGTCGCATGA
- a CDS encoding aldose 1-epimerase family protein, which yields MARIPTSGTQHALRAGDYEAVIASVGATLRSLTHAGRDLVVPFEADEVRPAHRGATLAPWPNRVVDGRYTFGGVERQLALTEPARSHALHGLAAWLDFEAIDKGPDHVTLAAVIQPQTAYPWRIVVTTTFSLGPDGLTQSVTARNDGAEAAPWGAGPHPYLVAGEGRVDDWTLELPANEVLAVTVDRLIPTDLVAVDAVEPERFDFRTARRIDTAEIDHAFSGLQRDATGIAVVRVTVADGTGVEMAWDAACPWVQVHTADKPQAAQSRLGLAVEPMTCAPDAFNAERYAYDAGLIVLEPGASSEASWRIAAIA from the coding sequence ATGGCACGCATCCCGACGTCCGGCACCCAGCACGCGCTCCGCGCGGGCGATTACGAGGCGGTCATCGCAAGCGTCGGCGCGACCCTGCGTTCGCTGACCCACGCCGGGCGGGACCTGGTCGTGCCGTTCGAGGCCGACGAGGTGCGACCGGCCCACCGCGGCGCGACGCTGGCACCGTGGCCGAACCGGGTGGTCGACGGCCGCTACACATTCGGCGGGGTCGAGCGGCAGCTCGCCCTCACGGAGCCTGCCCGCTCGCACGCCCTGCATGGGCTGGCGGCGTGGCTGGACTTCGAGGCGATCGACAAGGGGCCCGACCACGTGACCCTGGCGGCCGTCATCCAGCCTCAGACCGCGTACCCGTGGCGCATCGTGGTGACGACCACCTTCTCGCTCGGCCCCGACGGGCTCACGCAGTCCGTCACGGCGCGCAACGACGGCGCCGAGGCGGCGCCGTGGGGGGCCGGGCCGCACCCGTACCTCGTCGCGGGCGAGGGCAGGGTCGACGACTGGACGCTCGAGCTGCCGGCGAACGAGGTGCTCGCCGTGACCGTCGACCGGCTCATCCCCACCGACCTCGTCGCCGTCGACGCCGTCGAGCCGGAGCGATTCGACTTCCGCACCGCCCGCCGGATCGACACCGCCGAGATCGACCATGCATTCTCAGGTCTCCAGCGCGATGCGACCGGCATCGCCGTCGTCCGGGTGACGGTGGCCGACGGCACCGGCGTCGAGATGGCGTGGGATGCCGCGTGCCCCTGGGTGCAGGTGCACACCGCCGATAAGCCCCAGGCGGCGCAGAGCCGTCTCGGCCTCGCCGTCGAGCCGATGACGTGCGCGCCCGACGCCTTCAACGCCGAGCGCTACGCATACGACGCCGGACTGATCGTCCTCGAGCCGGGTGCGTCGTCCGAGGCGTCCTGGCGCATCGCCGCGATCGCCTGA
- the araA gene encoding L-arabinose isomerase produces the protein MTRQPLATSLDSYEVWFVTGSQNLYGEETLRQVAEQSQAVVDGLAGLPVKIVWKPVLKDSDSIRRLALEVNTRDDVIGVIAWMHTFSPAKMWIAGLDALQKPLLHLHTQANVELPWADIDFDFMNLNQAAHGDREFGYIQTRLGVARKTVVGHVSNPVVRQQVEDWQRAAAGWTASRTLKLARFGDNMRYVAVTEGDKTEAELRFGVQVNTWGVNELVEAVEAASNADIDALVQEYVDAYDVADEMLPGAARHQSLRDGAAIELGLRSFLEEGGFGAFTTSFEDLGALKQLPGLAVQRLMAEGYGFGAEGDWKTAILVRVANVMGSGLPGGASLMEDYTYDLVPGAERILGAHMLEVSPSLTTAKPRLEVHELGIGGKDDPVRLVFTADPGPALVVAMSDMRDRFRLVANVVQNVDAPDLPKLPVGRAVWEPAPDFATSTACWLAAGAAHHTVMTTAVGIEVFRDFAEIAKTELVVIDEDTTVRGFQRELRWNQAYYRLAQGL, from the coding sequence ATGACCCGTCAGCCACTCGCCACCTCGCTCGATTCGTACGAGGTGTGGTTCGTCACCGGCAGCCAGAACCTCTACGGCGAGGAGACGCTGCGTCAGGTGGCCGAGCAGTCGCAGGCGGTCGTCGACGGCCTGGCGGGGCTGCCGGTGAAGATCGTGTGGAAGCCGGTCCTGAAGGACTCCGACTCGATCCGCCGTCTCGCGCTCGAAGTGAACACCCGAGACGACGTGATCGGCGTGATCGCGTGGATGCACACGTTCAGCCCGGCGAAGATGTGGATCGCGGGTCTCGACGCGCTGCAGAAGCCGCTGCTGCACCTTCACACGCAGGCGAACGTCGAGCTGCCGTGGGCCGACATCGACTTCGACTTCATGAACCTGAACCAGGCCGCGCACGGCGACCGGGAGTTCGGCTACATCCAGACCCGCCTGGGCGTGGCGCGCAAGACCGTGGTCGGTCACGTGTCGAACCCGGTGGTGCGGCAGCAGGTCGAGGACTGGCAGCGCGCAGCCGCCGGCTGGACCGCGTCGCGCACGCTCAAGCTGGCCCGTTTCGGCGACAACATGCGCTACGTCGCCGTCACCGAGGGCGACAAGACCGAGGCCGAGCTGCGGTTCGGCGTGCAGGTCAACACGTGGGGCGTCAACGAGCTCGTCGAAGCGGTCGAGGCCGCCTCCAACGCCGACATCGACGCACTCGTCCAGGAGTACGTCGACGCGTACGACGTGGCCGACGAGATGCTGCCGGGAGCCGCGCGCCACCAGTCGCTGCGCGACGGCGCCGCGATCGAGCTCGGCCTGCGCTCGTTCCTGGAGGAGGGCGGCTTCGGCGCGTTCACGACCTCGTTCGAGGATCTCGGCGCGCTGAAGCAGCTGCCTGGTCTCGCCGTGCAGCGGCTCATGGCCGAGGGCTACGGGTTCGGCGCCGAGGGCGACTGGAAGACCGCGATCCTGGTCCGCGTCGCGAATGTCATGGGCTCCGGCCTCCCCGGCGGCGCGAGCCTCATGGAGGACTACACGTACGACCTCGTCCCCGGTGCGGAGCGCATCCTCGGCGCGCACATGCTCGAGGTCTCGCCGTCGCTGACCACCGCGAAGCCGCGCCTCGAGGTGCACGAGCTCGGCATCGGCGGCAAGGACGACCCGGTGCGCCTGGTCTTCACCGCCGACCCCGGCCCCGCCCTCGTCGTCGCGATGAGCGACATGCGCGACCGCTTCCGCCTCGTCGCCAACGTCGTGCAGAACGTCGACGCCCCCGATCTGCCCAAGCTCCCCGTCGGCCGAGCCGTGTGGGAGCCCGCACCCGACTTCGCCACCTCGACGGCGTGCTGGCTCGCCGCCGGCGCCGCGCACCACACCGTGATGACCACCGCCGTGGGCATCGAGGTGTTCCGCGACTTCGCCGAGATCGCCAAGACCGAGCTCGTCGTCATCGACGAGGACACCACCGTCCGCGGCTTCCAGCGCGAACTGCGGTGGAACCAGGCGTACTACCGACTCGCTCAGGGCCTCTGA
- a CDS encoding ABC transporter permease, whose product MSSSRTLAEAVPPVPDLPESRNTASAARLSRLWERNQTLIPTLAALVLLFGMLIYAEVAYGRVFHAGTMSSLLISFAPTIILAVGMTIVIVSGGIDLSVGAVVAFSSVAGVMLMNIGINGWVSMLLMILFGAMFGVIAGVMIQYFNVQPFIATLAMMFLARGLASILSTTPVQAPEDSPIHLLATDWKILDGPKVNDLTVTPGLLIAVLVVIGGMFFMHRSRSGRTVYAIGGSESSAGLMGLPVARTRVGIYIISGALSGLAAIVYTAEVGGKAQNVTGIGWELDAIAAVVIGGTLLTGGYGYVLGSVVGVFVIAALRLIITKDGTINPEYLTIITGAVLLVFVLLQRALTRRRAS is encoded by the coding sequence ATGAGCTCTTCACGCACGCTCGCCGAAGCAGTTCCGCCCGTCCCCGACCTGCCGGAGAGCAGGAACACCGCCAGCGCCGCTCGCCTGTCACGACTGTGGGAGCGCAATCAGACGCTGATCCCCACGCTCGCCGCACTCGTGCTGCTGTTCGGAATGCTCATCTACGCCGAGGTCGCGTACGGCAGGGTCTTCCACGCGGGAACCATGTCGAGCCTTCTCATCAGCTTCGCGCCGACGATCATCCTGGCTGTCGGCATGACCATCGTGATCGTCTCGGGCGGCATCGACCTGTCCGTCGGCGCGGTCGTCGCGTTCAGCTCGGTGGCGGGCGTCATGCTCATGAACATCGGCATCAACGGCTGGGTCTCGATGCTGCTCATGATCCTGTTCGGTGCGATGTTCGGCGTGATCGCGGGCGTCATGATCCAGTACTTCAACGTGCAGCCGTTCATCGCGACGCTCGCGATGATGTTCCTCGCGCGCGGACTGGCCTCGATCCTCTCGACCACGCCCGTGCAGGCGCCCGAGGACTCGCCGATCCACCTGCTCGCCACGGACTGGAAGATCCTCGACGGGCCCAAGGTCAACGACCTGACCGTCACGCCCGGGCTGCTCATCGCCGTGCTCGTCGTGATCGGCGGCATGTTCTTCATGCATCGCAGTCGCAGCGGGCGCACGGTCTACGCGATCGGCGGCAGCGAGTCGTCGGCGGGACTGATGGGTCTGCCGGTCGCACGGACACGCGTGGGCATCTACATCATCTCGGGCGCGCTCTCGGGTCTGGCGGCGATCGTCTACACGGCGGAAGTCGGCGGCAAGGCTCAGAACGTCACCGGCATCGGCTGGGAGCTCGACGCGATCGCAGCCGTCGTCATCGGCGGGACCCTGCTCACGGGCGGCTACGGCTATGTGCTGGGCTCGGTCGTCGGCGTCTTCGTGATCGCGGCGCTGCGTCTCATCATCACGAAGGACGGGACGATCAACCCCGAGTACCTCACGATCATCACAGGCGCCGTCCTGCTCGTGTTCGTACTGCTGCAGCGCGCGCTGACGCGGCGAAGGGCGAGCTGA